TCAGTAAATCCAAATGGGTCTTCATTTGCTAGGGTGTAACAATAAGCATACTGTCACAAAACAactgtatattaataataatagtaataataataataataatagttacaGTATTCAATGTGTTATTATAATGCCCACAGTAATAGATAGAATAGATAGAATTTTGTTGGGGTAATCAATAAGTGGTGTTACTACATAGCCTACAGTAATAGAGGTGTTACTATATAGCCCACGTAGTAGAGGTAATACAGTATTCAGCAATGAAAGTGTTATGGTAATAATTTTAGCAGTGTTACTCTGCAGTCTACAATAATTGAGATGTAATGATATTGAGTAATAGAGTTATGGTAATCAGTAATGGAGATGTTACCATATAACCTACAGAAATAGAGGTGTTACAATATTCAGTAATGAAGGTGTTACCGTACTCAGTAACAGAAGTGTTACAGTAATCAGTATTACAAATGTTACCATATAGCCTATAGTAACAGAGGTGTTACGACACAGCCTACAGTAACAGAGGTGTTACAATACTCAGTAATAGAGTTATTATGATATTCAGTAATAGAGGTGTTAAGGTAATCAATAATAGAGAGGTTACCATATTGCCTACAGTACAGGTGTTATGATATTGCTTACAGTTAAAGATGTTATGGTATTCACTAACAGAAATGTTACGGTTATCAATAATAGTGGTGTTACATAGCCTACAGTAATAGAGGTGTTACCACATTCAGTAATATTGGTGTTACAGTATTCAGTAATACAGGTGTTACCATATAGTCTACGTAATATATGCATTATGGACTCTGTAATAAGGGTGTTACAACAACCTGTTTTGGATCAGCAGTTGATTATCACACCAGTGTCACTTTTAATACTCACATTCCTTCCTCTCCATAGTAATTAAAGAAATCCATTTGGTTGCAAGCCTGGATCCAACCCACGGTCCAGATCTCCTTGCAGACCACCGGTGGCACCTGCACCTGTGCGGAAGCTCTAAAGTAGGGTGTGCGATATCGCAGTACCACATTGGAGGACTCGTCGATGACAGTGGGGTTAGAGTCAATTGAGGTATTCAGTTCAAGGACTGTGAGGTTCTCATAGAAATTGGGCTTCGGTCGCACACTCTGGACGCACCCCATGACGATGAGCACCCATTAGTCTCCAAATGAGGTGACATTCAGAGTGTCAGAAAAACACATCTTTGGTTCAGAAGAGTAATCTTTGATGTTCACCAAATGTTGCAGGTGTTTATAATCCTGTACCAGGAGCCTGGGATAAGACCAACAGTTTTTGAGGTAGGCTGTCCACAATTCAGTGGATCATGACTGTAAAAAAGATGCTTCTGTTGCTGTTTGGTAACTCCATGGTTAGAAAACGTCCCTATTTACACTAGCAAGAATAAGTTCCAATGACCTTCCCAAAGATCAATAAAACAAGCCTGGAGAAAGACTCaattctaaattctaaaatacAGTGATAATGCTAAAAGTAAGTAAAAAGTCAGAGCAGAAAAGGCAGTGTCAGCTCATCTGGGCATCTAATGCATAAAATATCATATGCATGCAAATATCCCAGTAACACCTGTTACTGAGACTCCAGTAGTAAGGCATAACGTCGCCCAGTTACACCAACAACCTCCTATTACCAccacaggcagcagcagcagcagcagtatgcTCTAGTCACAAGAAACAAGGAGCTGAACTCGCCTGCTGTCCAGCTCCATAAACACGGAGATGATAAGCACAGAATCACGCTGCAGACTGAAGCCTACATGCATTCACTTCACTCCGCGCTCCAGCTCTCCGTTATGTCTTCTGGCACAAGAGAAGGTGGCAGTTTCTGGAGTGACACTGAAGAGCCTACTTTattctcctcctttctcttcaTGTCTGAGAGATTTTAAATCCGTGACAAGTCGTGGTACTTTGGCTCGCCCCCGTCCTATTATAGGCGTGTAATGCAATACTTCAGCTGCtgggttttattttttctctccaagCGGCTTAGAATTAGACTTCCCCTCCTGGGGCCGTGCTGCATTCTGGGAAACGTAGTTTCGAGGCGAAATTGGGTCTGTATGGTCTAAAATGAATGTTCTTCAAGTGTTCTTCTCACGACAATGTCCTTTACATTGTGCAGCGTTCATTGCCACTATATGTGCAGAATTTTGGCTGATAATGGGTACCTGCTAAGGGCTTTAGAGATTAGAGATGGTTTGTGTTAAAATCCAGTTCTTGCTAATATTTTATCAAATAAAATCTTATtaatttgtatagtgctttttataAGTGGCATTGTCACAATGTCACAGTGGCCAGGAAAAACtccttcagagctggaggaagaaaccttgggaggaaccaggactcacaagggggacccatcctcctccaaaCCATCgcataagactgttctactgctgcAGGTGTGCAAAATGATCATAATATCATAACATAATAAGCACAATATAGTATAACTAATATAaccatagtagtgatggtaagagtaatgagagtaatgatgatTAATGggggtaataataataataataataataataataataataataatagtggcagatgaCAGTTAAGATGCCATGTAAATTTGAACAAGGTCAggtaggcaggtagcagtggcaggagggtggcaGCAAGTCTGACACCGGTGGCAGGGGAGCCTGGTGTCAGTCAGtctggtcagtctggtgggtggcagctggtctgacgcaggtaaagGCTGGATGAGTGGGCAGCCATTTACTCGGATCCTGGGCTCCCATTGGCTGAGTTGCACGGCTTGGTCAaggagtatatgtgtgtgtgtgtgtgtctgtgtgtgtgtgtgtgtgtgtgtgtgtgtccactgctACAGATGGAAAGTTCATTGCACTGATCTTAAAATCAGGTCATTTTTCGCGCTTAGCAATTCATGAAAACACATTTCTGaacaggggtgcacaaacttttgcatggcacTGGATATATAAATGGTTTGTGAGCTTTTAGCCATTTTCGGTGGCAAAGCAGAGGACGGCGATAATGTATGTCACTAAGCAATGAAAAAAAGAACCCTGTCTGGCTGCCAGCTCAGTGTTACAGAGCCACGTGGACGCGTTTCTTACAGCCAGTCGGTTCTCGTGTCTAGGTCTATTTATAGGCTCGAGCTGGAATAGAACCCGCAACAGAGTTACAACAGGGCAATACGTGACCTGGGCATGGGCACGGGGGAGCGTTTATCTCCATCCTGCGCCAAGAAACAAGAGGGAGGACAGTAAATTCAGAGGACAGAGGACCGCGCGCATTAGGAAAGCAAAATGCCCACGAGCCAGAGTCGATCCAGGGCGAAGAACGCGCTGAACAGGCCGGAGTTCATGTCCCTGCACCACCAGCCTGCGCGGAGCACGGGCGCCGAGGCTCGCGCTGGTGCGCGCAGGCCGTCGTACAaagcgcagcagcagcagcacgcgAGCCAGGGCGGCGAGAGCGCGCAGCTGGACGCGGGAGAGAACGGCAGGGAGCGGCGGGAGTTCCCGGAGGAGGACTGCATGCAGCTCAACCCGTCCTTCAAGGGCATTGCCATGAACTCCCTGCTGGCCATAGACATCTGCATGTCCAAGAGGCTCGGAGTGTGCGCGCACCCCACGTCGGCGTGGGGCAGCATGCGCTCCATGGTCAAGCTGCTCGCGCTCACCGGCCACGGCATCCCGTGGATCATCGGCACCATCCTGTGCCTCACGAGGAGCAACACGCTTGC
This Salminus brasiliensis chromosome 20, fSalBra1.hap2, whole genome shotgun sequence DNA region includes the following protein-coding sequences:
- the plpp7a gene encoding inactive phospholipid phosphatase 7, with the translated sequence MPTSQSRSRAKNALNRPEFMSLHHQPARSTGAEARAGARRPSYKAQQQQHASQGGESAQLDAGENGRERREFPEEDCMQLNPSFKGIAMNSLLAIDICMSKRLGVCAHPTSAWGSMRSMVKLLALTGHGIPWIIGTILCLTRSNTLAGQEVLVNLLLALLLDVMTVAGMQKLVKRKGPWEMSPSFLDYLAMDVYSFPAAHASRAVMVSKFLLAHLVLAVPLRILLVLWAFLVGMSRVMLGRHHLTDVGCGFALGFLHYSLVETVWLSSSTCQTLISIGTLNWSPFY